A single region of the Candidatus Caccoplasma merdavium genome encodes:
- a CDS encoding tetratricopeptide repeat protein, with protein MMKKTFALFLLFALFVSGTAEAESPYRKTTFDLFVSGNILQWSQIIATMRNDSACQSLDDKVELLSYYYGLVGHLIDIGEKKEARKVLNEALSIVEPLVKANPEDARLSGLMANFQGFQIALSPLKAATLAHGMLQHARKAEKTAPDNPDVNIWSANILFYMPDIFGGDTQQSREYYRKALQLYENDESLRSNNWMYLQLIITLGLVEEKDQNYEKAHEYFSKAMELYPEYPHLKNVLYPRILEELGNS; from the coding sequence ATGATGAAAAAAACCTTTGCCTTATTTCTTCTCTTCGCCCTGTTCGTTTCCGGTACGGCAGAAGCCGAAAGTCCTTATCGGAAAACGACATTCGACCTTTTTGTCTCCGGCAACATCTTACAATGGAGCCAAATCATTGCCACAATGAGAAACGACTCGGCCTGTCAATCGCTCGACGACAAGGTAGAGTTGCTCTCATACTACTACGGCTTGGTGGGACACCTCATCGACATCGGAGAGAAAAAGGAGGCTCGCAAGGTGCTCAATGAAGCCCTGTCTATTGTCGAACCTCTTGTCAAAGCCAATCCCGAAGACGCCAGGCTGTCGGGACTTATGGCCAATTTCCAGGGATTCCAAATCGCCCTCTCCCCTCTCAAAGCAGCCACATTGGCCCACGGCATGCTGCAACACGCCCGTAAAGCCGAGAAAACAGCGCCCGACAACCCCGACGTGAATATATGGAGCGCCAACATTCTGTTTTACATGCCCGACATTTTTGGAGGGGACACGCAACAATCGAGAGAGTATTACCGGAAAGCCTTGCAACTGTATGAAAACGACGAGTCTCTCCGCAGCAACAACTGGATGTACTTGCAACTCATCATCACCCTCGGGCTGGTCGAAGAGAAAGACCAAAACTACGAGAAAGCGCATGAATATTTCAGCAAGGCCATGGAGCTATACCCCGAATATCCGCACCTGAAAAACGTCTTGTATCCTCGCATTCTCGAAGAACTCGGAAATTCATAA
- the prmA gene encoding 50S ribosomal protein L11 methyltransferase: MKYIEIRLNVKADDVALVTDVLAALLVEAGYDSFVPDATGMSAYIPEDKYSEPALLEIIGHLPVEAEIEWSCNHYADQNWNEEWEKHYFKPIVIGNECVIHSTFHTNVPEARYKIVIDPKMAFGTGHHETTSLMLEWILRHDFTGENVLDMGCGTAILAILARMRGATSATAIDIDEWAYQNALENIRLNHIDGIDVLLGDKALLGDGRLYDTVLANINRNIHLDNMQAYASVMHTGSTIYMSGFYTQDLPTLQACARQYGLLYKDHLEKNNWVAARFVKE, encoded by the coding sequence ATGAAATACATCGAAATACGCCTCAATGTCAAAGCCGACGACGTGGCTTTGGTTACCGATGTCCTCGCCGCCTTACTGGTGGAAGCCGGTTACGACAGCTTTGTTCCCGACGCTACCGGCATGAGCGCCTACATTCCCGAAGACAAGTATTCCGAACCGGCACTGCTTGAAATCATCGGCCATCTGCCGGTCGAGGCCGAAATCGAATGGTCGTGCAACCACTATGCCGACCAGAATTGGAACGAAGAGTGGGAAAAACACTACTTCAAGCCCATCGTCATAGGCAACGAATGTGTCATACACAGCACTTTCCACACCAACGTGCCCGAAGCCCGGTATAAAATCGTCATCGACCCCAAGATGGCATTCGGTACCGGCCATCACGAAACAACATCGCTCATGCTCGAATGGATATTGCGCCACGACTTCACGGGAGAAAATGTCCTCGACATGGGTTGCGGAACGGCCATTCTTGCCATTCTCGCCCGCATGCGCGGCGCGACATCGGCCACGGCCATCGACATCGACGAGTGGGCCTACCAAAATGCCTTAGAGAATATCCGCCTCAACCATATCGACGGTATCGACGTATTGCTGGGCGACAAAGCGCTCCTCGGCGACGGACGCCTCTACGACACGGTACTGGCCAACATCAACCGCAACATTCACCTCGACAACATGCAGGCTTATGCTTCGGTCATGCACACAGGCAGCACAATCTATATGAGCGGATTTTATACCCAAGATTTGCCCACACTGCAAGCCTGCGCCCGTCAATATGGCTTGCTCTACAAAGACCATCTCGAAAAGAACAACTGGGTGGCCGCCCGCTTTGTGAAAGAATAG
- a CDS encoding YebC/PmpR family DNA-binding transcriptional regulator, with product MGRAFEYRKARKLKRWGNMARTFTKLGKEISIAVKAGGPDPDSNPRLRVLMQNAKAANMPKENVERAIKKATSKEEGDYKEVLFEGYGPYGIAIVVETATDNNNRTVANIRSYFNKFGGSLGTSGSLSFLFDHKSVFHIKPKDGVSLEDLELELIDFGVDEVDADEEEIVIYGEFESFNVIQKYLEDNGFEITSAEFERIPNDTKELTEEQRAQIEKLIERIEEDEDVQNVFHNMKESDEEE from the coding sequence ATGGGAAGAGCATTTGAATACCGGAAAGCCCGTAAGCTCAAACGTTGGGGCAATATGGCCCGCACTTTTACAAAACTCGGAAAAGAGATCTCCATCGCTGTGAAAGCCGGCGGTCCCGACCCCGATTCCAATCCTCGTCTGCGTGTGCTCATGCAGAACGCCAAAGCAGCCAATATGCCCAAGGAAAATGTAGAACGTGCCATTAAGAAAGCCACCTCCAAGGAAGAAGGCGATTACAAGGAGGTACTATTCGAAGGATACGGACCTTACGGAATCGCCATTGTCGTGGAGACGGCGACAGACAACAATAACCGCACGGTGGCCAATATTCGCAGTTACTTCAATAAGTTCGGCGGTTCGCTCGGTACATCGGGCAGCCTCTCGTTCCTTTTCGACCATAAGAGCGTTTTCCACATCAAACCCAAAGATGGCGTTTCCCTCGAAGACCTTGAACTCGAATTGATCGATTTCGGTGTCGATGAAGTAGATGCCGATGAAGAGGAAATCGTAATCTATGGTGAGTTTGAGTCGTTCAACGTCATACAGAAATATCTCGAAGACAACGGTTTCGAGATTACCAGCGCCGAGTTTGAACGCATTCCCAATGACACCAAGGAACTCACCGAGGAACAACGTGCCCAGATTGAGAAACTCATCGAGCGCATCGAAGAAGACGAAGATGTGCAGAATGTGTTCCACAATATGAAAGAAAGCGACGAAGAAGAATAA
- a CDS encoding phenylalanine--tRNA ligase subunit beta, whose protein sequence is MNISYNWLKDYLDFSLTPDEVASALTSIGLETGGVEEVQAVKGGLEGLVIGKVLTCEEHPNSDHLHITTVDLGDGLPTQIVCGAPNVAAGQTVVVATIGTVLYAGEESFTIKKSKIRGVESNGMICAEDEIGIGTSHDGIIVLPDGVAPGTPAKKYYNLESDYVLEVDITPNRVDAASHYGVARDLAAWLKQNGYAYTLKRPSVEDFKIDDPAGKAVSVTVENSEACPRYSGLTIRNVKVTESPEWLKKHLLAIGLRPINNVVDITNYLLHETGQPMHCFDVSQIAGEKIIVKTLHEGTPFVTLDEVERKLSDHDLMICNEREGMCIAGVFGGLQSGVTMQTTDVFLESAYFNPMWVRKTARRHGLSTDSSFRFERGADPNNTVYVLKRAAMLVKELAGGEIVGDIVDVYPQPISNYPVTLSYDRINTLIGKTIPCDTVKSILASLEIEIVEEKDGVLSLLVPTYRVDVRRDVDVIEDILRIYGYNNVEFTDTVHSNLSYKTDTDSSFQLQNLVAEQLVGCGFNEIMNNSLTKSSYYTSLESYPESHCVKLMNPLSADLSVLRQTLLFGGLESIARNVNRRRPDLHLFEFGNCYSFNPEADASQKILNPYSESLHLGLWITGHRVSGNWAHADEKTNVFELKAYVENIFTRLGVESGRLLMTQTADELFSAALSVTTRDGKEVARLGIVSGKVLHRFDIDAEVCFADLHWSLLMRLAGKKVTFTDIPKFPSVKRDLALLLDKQITFAQVEKAAFEAEKKLIKEVTLFDVYEGKNLPEGKKSYAISLLLEDETKTLNDKQIEHIMSRVITNLQNKLGASLR, encoded by the coding sequence ATGAATATCTCTTATAATTGGCTGAAAGATTATCTCGATTTTTCCCTTACCCCCGATGAAGTAGCCTCGGCCCTCACTTCGATAGGTCTCGAAACCGGCGGAGTAGAAGAGGTGCAAGCCGTGAAAGGCGGCCTCGAAGGGCTGGTCATAGGAAAAGTGCTCACCTGTGAGGAACACCCCAACTCCGACCACCTTCACATCACGACGGTCGACTTGGGCGACGGTCTTCCCACGCAAATCGTTTGCGGTGCACCCAATGTGGCTGCCGGCCAGACGGTGGTCGTGGCCACCATCGGAACCGTACTCTATGCGGGAGAAGAGAGCTTTACCATCAAGAAATCGAAAATCCGCGGCGTCGAAAGCAATGGCATGATTTGCGCCGAAGACGAAATCGGTATCGGCACTTCGCACGATGGCATCATCGTCTTGCCCGACGGTGTCGCCCCCGGCACCCCCGCCAAAAAATACTATAACCTCGAAAGCGACTATGTATTGGAGGTCGACATTACCCCCAACCGGGTCGATGCCGCATCGCACTATGGCGTGGCCCGCGACTTGGCCGCATGGCTCAAACAGAACGGGTACGCTTACACCCTGAAACGCCCCTCGGTCGAAGATTTCAAAATCGATGACCCCGCCGGCAAGGCCGTTTCGGTGACGGTCGAGAACAGCGAAGCCTGTCCCCGATACAGCGGTCTGACCATACGCAACGTGAAAGTGACCGAAAGTCCCGAATGGCTCAAAAAACATCTCTTGGCCATCGGTCTCCGACCCATCAACAACGTTGTCGACATCACCAATTATCTCTTGCACGAGACGGGACAACCCATGCACTGCTTCGACGTGTCACAGATTGCCGGAGAGAAAATCATCGTCAAGACCTTGCACGAAGGAACCCCCTTCGTCACCCTCGATGAGGTGGAGCGCAAACTCTCCGACCACGACCTCATGATATGTAACGAGCGTGAGGGCATGTGCATCGCCGGCGTGTTTGGCGGCCTGCAATCGGGCGTGACGATGCAGACGACCGACGTCTTCCTCGAATCGGCCTATTTCAATCCCATGTGGGTGCGCAAGACCGCTCGCCGTCACGGCCTCAGCACCGACTCGTCGTTCCGTTTTGAACGCGGTGCCGACCCCAACAATACGGTGTATGTGCTCAAACGTGCCGCCATGCTGGTGAAAGAGTTGGCCGGCGGAGAAATCGTGGGCGACATCGTCGATGTCTATCCGCAGCCCATCTCCAATTATCCCGTGACCCTCAGCTACGACCGCATCAATACCCTCATAGGGAAAACCATTCCCTGCGATACGGTCAAGAGCATACTCGCTTCGCTCGAAATCGAAATCGTAGAAGAAAAAGACGGCGTCTTGTCGTTGCTCGTTCCCACCTATCGTGTCGATGTGCGTCGCGACGTCGATGTCATCGAAGACATACTCCGCATCTACGGATACAACAATGTGGAGTTTACCGATACGGTACACTCCAACCTTTCCTATAAAACCGATACCGACAGCAGTTTCCAGCTCCAAAACTTGGTGGCCGAGCAACTCGTGGGTTGCGGGTTCAACGAAATCATGAACAACTCGTTGACCAAGTCGTCCTATTACACATCGCTGGAAAGTTACCCCGAGAGCCATTGCGTGAAACTGATGAACCCGCTGAGCGCCGACCTGAGCGTCTTGCGCCAGACCCTCCTCTTCGGCGGTTTGGAAAGCATTGCCCGCAACGTCAATCGCCGTCGTCCCGACCTGCATCTCTTTGAGTTTGGCAACTGCTACTCATTCAATCCCGAGGCCGATGCTTCGCAAAAGATACTCAACCCTTACAGCGAATCGCTGCACCTTGGCCTGTGGATTACCGGACACCGCGTTTCGGGAAATTGGGCGCATGCCGATGAGAAGACCAATGTCTTCGAGTTGAAAGCCTATGTCGAGAATATCTTCACCCGCCTTGGCGTGGAGAGCGGACGCCTGCTCATGACACAGACTGCCGACGAACTCTTCTCGGCCGCCCTGTCGGTTACCACGCGCGACGGGAAAGAAGTCGCTCGCCTGGGTATCGTCTCGGGCAAAGTATTGCACCGTTTCGACATCGATGCCGAGGTATGCTTTGCCGACTTGCACTGGTCGCTTCTCATGCGACTGGCCGGGAAAAAGGTTACCTTTACCGACATACCCAAGTTCCCGAGCGTAAAACGCGACTTGGCGCTGTTGCTCGACAAGCAAATCACTTTTGCCCAAGTAGAGAAGGCCGCCTTCGAAGCCGAGAAGAAACTCATCAAGGAGGTCACCCTCTTCGACGTGTACGAAGGGAAAAACTTGCCCGAAGGCAAAAAGTCATACGCCATATCGTTACTTCTTGAAGATGAAACCAAGACACTCAACGATAAGCAAATAGAGCATATTATGAGCCGTGTCATCACCAACCTGCAAAACAAGTTGGGCGCATCACTGAGATAA
- a CDS encoding RluA family pseudouridine synthase, protein MEKKKSRGRRGPDKIEVFKVEKNMPLLEYLLEIFSDRSKTTVKSYLAHRQIAVNHTPTTRFDAPLHVGDELTINYTRGYKEFRHPRLRIVYEDEFLIVVDKGYGLLSVSTDRVKANTAYHILSDYVRQDNPANRIFVLHRLDRDTSGLMMFAKSQGIQEKMQRSWNDMVLDRRYVAVVEGELTPVKGEVASYLKENAAFQVYSSDDKENGQYALTRYEVLATNGRYSLVELQLATGRKNQIRVHMSDLGHSIAGDRKYGAKSNPLGRLSLHACRLRFVHPITRRDMLFETPIPASFQRVVR, encoded by the coding sequence ATGGAGAAGAAAAAATCACGCGGGCGTCGCGGTCCCGACAAGATAGAGGTGTTCAAGGTCGAGAAGAATATGCCCCTTCTCGAATATCTGTTGGAAATATTTTCCGACCGCAGCAAAACGACGGTCAAATCCTATTTGGCGCATCGCCAGATAGCCGTGAACCATACCCCGACGACCCGGTTCGATGCCCCGCTGCATGTCGGCGATGAGCTTACCATCAATTACACAAGGGGTTACAAGGAGTTCCGTCACCCCCGTTTGCGCATTGTCTATGAAGACGAATTCCTCATCGTCGTAGACAAGGGCTATGGGCTTCTGTCGGTCTCGACCGACAGGGTCAAGGCCAACACCGCCTATCACATACTCAGCGACTATGTGCGTCAGGACAATCCCGCCAACCGCATCTTTGTTTTGCATCGTCTCGACCGGGATACCTCGGGATTGATGATGTTTGCCAAGAGTCAGGGTATACAAGAGAAAATGCAACGTTCGTGGAACGATATGGTGCTCGACCGCCGCTATGTCGCCGTCGTCGAGGGCGAGCTTACACCCGTCAAAGGGGAGGTGGCCTCCTATCTCAAAGAGAATGCCGCATTTCAGGTCTATTCGTCCGACGATAAGGAAAACGGCCAATATGCCTTGACCCGTTATGAAGTCCTGGCCACCAACGGCCGCTATTCGCTCGTCGAATTGCAGTTGGCCACCGGCCGCAAAAACCAGATTCGTGTGCACATGTCCGACTTGGGTCACAGCATTGCCGGCGACCGCAAATATGGCGCCAAGAGCAATCCGCTCGGGCGTCTCTCCCTCCATGCCTGTCGTCTGCGTTTCGTGCACCCCATCACCCGTCGCGACATGCTCTTCGAAACGCCGATTCCCGCCTCATTCCAACGGGTTGTACGGTAA
- a CDS encoding phosphatidylserine decarboxylase family protein: protein MKVKIHREGRNILIVLFLILLIVNGLLYYFCPIHLLNLIILIASIVFFTLVLNFFRSPRRHFPGETRNTVVAPADGTVVVTEEVMENEYFHEKRMQVSIFMNLVNVHANWTPVNGTVMHVSHQNGRYMAAWLPKSSTENERSTIVIKAENGQEILMRQIAGALARRIVTYAEPGEACQIDEHIGFIKFGSRVDLYLPLDAEILVKLNDKTVGNITQVARLHS, encoded by the coding sequence ATGAAAGTCAAAATACATAGAGAAGGAAGAAACATTCTCATCGTTCTATTCCTCATTCTACTCATCGTAAATGGGTTACTCTATTATTTTTGTCCTATACACCTTCTCAACCTGATTATCCTCATCGCATCGATAGTCTTTTTTACGCTGGTTCTCAATTTCTTCCGTTCGCCCCGGCGACACTTTCCCGGAGAAACCCGCAACACGGTGGTGGCTCCGGCCGATGGGACCGTCGTTGTGACCGAAGAGGTGATGGAAAATGAATATTTCCACGAGAAACGCATGCAAGTCTCGATATTCATGAATTTGGTCAACGTGCATGCCAACTGGACTCCCGTGAACGGCACCGTCATGCATGTAAGCCACCAAAACGGCCGCTACATGGCCGCGTGGTTGCCCAAGTCGAGTACCGAAAACGAACGTTCGACCATCGTCATCAAAGCCGAGAACGGACAAGAAATTCTCATGCGTCAAATCGCCGGTGCCTTGGCCCGACGCATCGTCACCTATGCCGAACCGGGTGAGGCGTGCCAAATCGACGAGCACATCGGGTTTATCAAATTCGGTTCGAGAGTAGACCTTTATCTTCCGCTCGATGCCGAAATACTGGTGAAACTCAACGACAAAACCGTGGGCAACATCACACAAGTGGCTCGCCTGCACTCGTGA
- the pssA gene encoding CDP-diacylglycerol--serine O-phosphatidyltransferase, whose protein sequence is MKRLSSYIPNVITCCNLLAGCLACIFALKSAFETASACIIIAAVCDFLDGLSARLLHAYSPMGKELDSLSDLVSFGLAPGLMIYTLLSDYLLLPYGNFSNLAYIALLIPVAGGLRLAKFNIDDRQSTSFIGLPIPANALFWIGVCFADTRNWHPGIILGLILLFSFLMVSNLPMFSLKASNLSWSDNKLRYILVITALGLIIWLGPTGLAGAIIAYILLSLAALLGKR, encoded by the coding sequence ATGAAACGGCTTTCGTCATACATACCCAATGTCATTACCTGCTGCAATCTCTTGGCCGGCTGTCTGGCTTGTATCTTTGCCTTGAAAAGCGCTTTTGAGACAGCCTCCGCCTGCATCATCATTGCTGCCGTATGCGATTTTCTCGACGGGTTGTCGGCCCGCCTGCTCCACGCCTACTCTCCCATGGGCAAAGAACTCGACTCCCTCTCCGACCTCGTAAGTTTCGGATTGGCACCGGGTCTCATGATTTACACGTTGCTGAGCGACTACTTGCTCCTCCCCTACGGAAACTTCTCGAACCTGGCCTACATCGCTTTACTGATACCGGTTGCCGGCGGATTGCGTCTGGCCAAATTCAATATCGACGACCGGCAGAGCACCTCATTTATCGGGCTACCCATTCCGGCCAATGCGCTCTTTTGGATAGGCGTCTGCTTTGCCGATACGCGCAACTGGCACCCGGGCATCATTTTGGGGCTGATACTTCTCTTCTCATTCCTCATGGTATCGAATCTCCCCATGTTCTCTCTGAAAGCGTCGAACTTGTCGTGGAGCGACAATAAATTGCGTTATATCCTGGTCATCACGGCACTGGGACTCATCATTTGGCTCGGCCCCACCGGTCTGGCAGGAGCCATCATCGCCTACATACTCCTTTCGCTGGCAGCCTTGCTGGGGAAAAGATAA
- a CDS encoding DUF4834 family protein — MFIFQFIIFIGFILLLVVLGFVFRIMSAFGGRARYRSFSTHRQEENGSQAHSYTEDAEPKKRRKKKIFDQSVGEYVDFEEIKDK, encoded by the coding sequence ATGTTCATATTCCAATTTATAATCTTTATCGGATTTATCCTGTTGCTCGTGGTACTTGGATTTGTATTCCGCATCATGAGCGCATTCGGCGGACGGGCCCGATACCGGTCGTTCAGCACCCATCGACAGGAAGAGAATGGCTCACAGGCTCACTCATACACCGAAGATGCCGAGCCGAAAAAGCGGCGCAAGAAAAAAATCTTCGACCAGTCTGTCGGCGAATATGTCGACTTCGAAGAAATCAAAGACAAATAA
- a CDS encoding SLC13 family permease, whose product MIATIVILVLSAIFFMIGKIRSDLIALCSLVLLVLCGILTPAEALSGFSNSVVIMMIGLFVVGGAIFQTGLAKMVSGRIMRTAGQNQFLLFILVMVVTSFVGAFVSNTGTVALMLPIVVSLANSANMSPSRLLMPLAFASSMGGMLTLIGTPPNLVIQETLVDAGWEPLSFFSFTPVGLVCIAVGIIVLIPLSKWFLSNKVRHTEDEKKSHPSTEDLLREYRLEQRLFRVQVPADAPCCGKMLQTLDVPNRYGVSVMEIRRKITSNRSLFSNIYDHITAGPHTVIQGGDILYLSGDADRVTRMAEENALCQLDALNSSSESDKIGIAEVLLLHNSSLHNVTVRDCGFREKFNINILGIQRNDTYYLHDLRDFSMRRGDALLVQGEWKDIARMSREQNDWVVLGQPLEQVSKETIDRKAPVAALIMVLMILAMIFEWVPSVMAVIIAAVLMVFTGCLRNADDAYRIINWESIVLIAAMMPMSVALEKTGASAAISTALVSGLGDYGSLALLAGIYFTTSLMTMFISNTATAVLMAPIAMQSALSLGVSPYPYLFAVTVAASMCFASPFSTPPNALVMSAGKYTFMDYVKVGLPLQLILGIVMIFVLPLLFPF is encoded by the coding sequence ATGATAGCAACGATTGTTATACTGGTCTTGTCGGCCATCTTTTTCATGATTGGGAAAATTCGTTCCGATCTCATCGCACTCTGTTCTCTCGTGTTGCTGGTGTTGTGCGGAATCCTCACGCCGGCCGAGGCATTGAGTGGATTTTCAAACAGTGTCGTCATCATGATGATTGGCCTTTTTGTCGTGGGAGGAGCCATCTTTCAGACGGGTCTGGCCAAGATGGTCAGTGGCCGCATCATGCGCACGGCGGGGCAGAACCAGTTTCTCCTTTTTATCCTTGTCATGGTGGTCACCTCATTTGTAGGGGCTTTTGTGAGCAACACCGGGACGGTGGCACTTATGTTACCCATTGTGGTGAGCTTGGCCAACAGCGCCAACATGTCGCCTTCGCGATTGCTCATGCCGCTTGCTTTTGCCAGCAGCATGGGGGGGATGCTTACCCTCATCGGTACGCCGCCCAACCTTGTGATTCAAGAAACGCTTGTCGATGCCGGATGGGAGCCTCTCTCGTTTTTCTCCTTTACTCCGGTGGGCCTTGTATGCATCGCCGTTGGAATCATCGTCTTGATACCCTTGTCGAAATGGTTCCTGTCCAACAAGGTGCGACACACCGAAGATGAGAAGAAATCGCACCCTTCGACCGAAGACCTTTTGCGGGAGTACCGTCTCGAACAGCGGCTGTTCAGAGTGCAGGTCCCCGCCGATGCCCCTTGTTGCGGAAAAATGTTGCAGACACTCGATGTCCCGAACCGTTATGGAGTGAGTGTCATGGAGATACGGCGCAAGATAACATCGAACCGCTCCCTGTTCAGTAACATCTACGATCATATAACCGCCGGGCCGCATACCGTGATACAGGGGGGCGATATACTCTACTTGTCGGGTGATGCCGACCGGGTAACCCGGATGGCCGAGGAAAATGCCCTTTGTCAGCTCGATGCCTTGAATAGTTCTTCCGAGTCGGACAAAATAGGAATTGCCGAGGTGCTTTTGTTGCACAACTCCTCTTTACACAATGTCACCGTGCGTGATTGCGGTTTCCGGGAGAAATTTAATATCAATATCCTGGGCATACAGCGCAATGATACCTATTACCTGCACGATTTGCGCGACTTCTCGATGCGTCGCGGCGATGCATTGCTCGTGCAGGGTGAGTGGAAAGACATTGCCCGCATGAGTCGGGAGCAGAATGATTGGGTGGTGCTGGGACAGCCTCTCGAGCAGGTCTCGAAAGAGACCATCGACCGCAAGGCTCCCGTGGCGGCACTTATTATGGTGCTCATGATTTTGGCGATGATTTTCGAGTGGGTGCCATCGGTGATGGCTGTCATCATTGCTGCTGTGCTTATGGTCTTTACCGGCTGCCTGCGCAATGCCGATGATGCCTATCGCATCATCAACTGGGAGAGCATTGTGCTCATTGCGGCCATGATGCCCATGTCGGTGGCTCTCGAAAAGACCGGAGCTTCGGCGGCTATCTCCACGGCTCTCGTTTCAGGTTTGGGCGATTACGGGTCGTTGGCTTTGTTGGCCGGAATCTATTTCACCACATCGTTGATGACGATGTTTATCAGCAACACGGCTACGGCTGTGCTGATGGCTCCTATCGCCATGCAATCGGCGCTAAGTCTCGGGGTGAGCCCTTATCCCTATCTGTTTGCCGTTACCGTGGCCGCGAGCATGTGTTTTGCTTCGCCCTTTTCCACGCCGCCCAATGCCTTGGTGATGTCGGCCGGTAAATACACGTTTATGGATTATGTCAAGGTGGGATTACCCCTGCAACTGATTCTCGGTATCGTTATGATATTTGTCTTGCCTTTGCTTTTCCCCTTTTAG
- a CDS encoding bifunctional riboflavin kinase/FAD synthetase — MQIIDYAQHFHPDAMVATIGFFDGVHSGHKSLITDVRRTAETNGLASGIVTFKNHPKTVLTGQTMPLITSTEERLERLAATGIDYCVLLEFTPEMAQISAHDFIAFLHDRYNIRHLVVGYDHRFGHNADETYDDYCRYGEELGVKLSRSTACMPDGHKVSSSIIRHLLGEGNVHEAALLLSYDYMLMGRVVAGQQLGRRIGFPTANIECNTTPKIIPANGVYAVRVYLEDGIERCGMLNIGTRPTVEGSDHARSIEVHIFDFDQSIYGQQIRIEFVDYLRPERRMEDIEALRYQLQRDREVARGLLI; from the coding sequence ATGCAAATAATCGATTACGCACAACATTTTCACCCCGACGCCATGGTTGCGACCATCGGTTTTTTCGACGGCGTGCACTCGGGTCATAAATCTCTTATTACCGATGTGCGTCGTACGGCCGAAACAAATGGCTTGGCATCGGGCATCGTCACATTCAAGAATCACCCCAAAACCGTACTGACGGGGCAAACCATGCCGCTGATTACATCGACCGAGGAGCGTCTCGAACGCCTTGCCGCGACGGGTATCGACTATTGTGTATTGCTTGAATTCACCCCCGAAATGGCTCAAATTTCGGCTCACGACTTTATTGCATTCTTACACGACCGCTACAACATTCGTCATTTGGTCGTGGGCTACGACCACCGTTTCGGTCACAATGCCGACGAGACCTACGACGACTATTGCCGCTATGGTGAAGAGCTGGGCGTGAAACTTTCCCGTTCAACCGCCTGCATGCCCGACGGACACAAGGTGAGTTCCTCCATTATACGCCACCTACTGGGCGAGGGGAACGTGCACGAAGCGGCCCTGCTGCTCTCTTATGACTACATGCTCATGGGACGTGTCGTGGCGGGACAGCAACTGGGTCGTCGCATCGGCTTCCCCACGGCCAACATCGAATGCAACACCACCCCCAAAATCATTCCGGCAAACGGTGTGTACGCGGTAAGGGTATATCTCGAAGACGGCATCGAACGGTGTGGCATGCTGAATATCGGTACCCGCCCCACGGTAGAAGGCTCAGACCATGCCAGGAGCATCGAAGTACACATCTTCGACTTCGACCAATCGATATACGGGCAACAGATAAGAATAGAATTTGTCGACTACTTGCGCCCCGAACGCCGCATGGAAGACATTGAAGCGCTTCGCTACCAGTTGCAGCGGGACAGAGAGGTGGCCCGAGGATTATTGATTTAG
- a CDS encoding Lrp/AsnC ligand binding domain-containing protein, which yields MEKIDNLDRQILEIIMQNARIPSKDVAAKCGVSRAAIHQRIQRMIDMKVIIGSGYHVNPKTLGYRTCTYIGVRLEKGSMYKDVVPELEKIPEVVECHFTTGPYTMLCKLYARDNEHLMHLINDHVQQIPGVVSTETLISLDQSLNREIPINKDEE from the coding sequence ATGGAAAAGATAGACAACCTCGATCGTCAAATTCTTGAAATCATCATGCAAAATGCTCGTATCCCGTCGAAAGATGTTGCTGCCAAATGCGGCGTTTCACGAGCTGCCATACATCAACGCATACAGCGAATGATCGACATGAAAGTCATCATTGGCTCGGGTTACCATGTAAACCCCAAGACCTTGGGATACCGCACTTGCACCTACATCGGTGTGCGTCTCGAAAAAGGCTCGATGTATAAAGATGTCGTGCCCGAACTCGAAAAAATCCCCGAAGTAGTCGAATGCCATTTTACCACCGGTCCCTACACGATGTTGTGCAAACTATATGCCCGGGACAACGAGCATCTCATGCACCTTATCAACGACCATGTGCAACAAATTCCCGGTGTAGTCTCGACCGAGACTCTCATATCGCTCGATCAGAGTCTCAATCGCGAGATACCCATCAACAAGGACGAAGAGTAA